The Buchnera aphidicola (Sitobion avenae) genome contains a region encoding:
- a CDS encoding DEAD/DEAH family ATP-dependent RNA helicase, whose product MTHIESTFSFLGLNPFLIQSLTEMGYVKPSPIQASCIPLLLEGRDVLGMAQTGSGKTAAFSLPLLHNLDINLKAPQILVLAPTRELAVQVAEAFSDFSKYMIGIHVLPLYGGQRYELQLRALRQGPQIVVGTPGRLLDHLKRGTLNLSNLHGLVLDEADEMLRMGFIEDVETIMTQIPKEHQTALFSATMPEAIRRISKRFMKNPQEIKIQSNITTRPDIKQSYWMVYGRKTDALIRFLEAEDFSATIIFVRTKNATLEVSEALERNGYNSAALNGDMNQALREQTLERLKNGRLDILIATDVAARGLDVDRISLVINYDIPMDSESYVHRIGRTGRAGRAGRALLFVENRERRLLRNIERTIKQSIPEVQLPKIELLCQRRLEQFAKKVQQQLESRDLDEYSVLLDKLYSTDDLDIKTLAAALLKMAQGERPLIIKSDPIKRQSRDALLKDEYRREDNRNSRLRRERRDNKDMDLYRIEVGRNDGVEVRHIVGAIANEGNINSRNIGNIKLFSSYSTIELPKGMSKDLLQNFTRTRILNKLINIKLLKDLRSYESKTSNRSIFNRDKNSSRRVPENSINKSNTSKKNELKTSFFRRRKI is encoded by the coding sequence ATGACTCATATTGAAAGCACATTTTCTTTTCTTGGTTTAAATCCTTTTCTTATTCAATCTTTAACTGAAATGGGATACGTTAAACCTTCTCCTATTCAAGCATCATGTATTCCTTTGCTTTTAGAAGGACGTGATGTATTAGGAATGGCACAAACAGGAAGCGGCAAGACAGCTGCTTTTTCATTGCCATTATTACATAATCTTGATATTAATTTAAAAGCTCCTCAAATATTAGTATTAGCTCCTACAAGAGAATTAGCAGTTCAAGTAGCAGAAGCATTTTCAGATTTTTCTAAATATATGATCGGGATACATGTACTGCCTTTGTACGGTGGTCAAAGATATGAACTTCAATTACGTGCGTTACGACAAGGACCTCAAATTGTTGTAGGAACTCCAGGTCGTTTATTAGATCATTTAAAAAGAGGAACACTCAATCTTTCTAATTTACACGGATTAGTTTTAGATGAAGCAGACGAAATGTTACGGATGGGATTTATAGAAGATGTAGAAACTATTATGACTCAGATTCCAAAAGAACATCAAACTGCATTGTTTTCTGCGACAATGCCAGAAGCAATTCGTCGTATTTCCAAAAGATTTATGAAAAATCCACAAGAGATTAAAATTCAGTCTAATATAACTACACGACCAGATATTAAACAGAGTTATTGGATGGTATATGGTCGAAAAACCGACGCATTAATTCGTTTTTTAGAAGCAGAAGATTTTTCAGCTACAATTATTTTCGTTAGAACTAAAAATGCAACTTTAGAAGTTTCTGAAGCATTAGAACGTAATGGATATAATAGTGCAGCATTAAATGGAGATATGAATCAAGCATTACGAGAACAAACTTTAGAAAGATTAAAAAATGGTAGATTAGATATTTTAATTGCTACAGATGTAGCAGCACGTGGTTTGGATGTTGATCGTATTAGTTTGGTTATCAATTATGATATTCCTATGGACTCAGAATCTTATGTTCATCGCATAGGTCGAACAGGTCGAGCAGGTCGAGCAGGTCGGGCATTATTATTTGTTGAAAATCGTGAGCGTCGTTTGTTACGCAATATAGAACGTACTATTAAACAGTCTATTCCGGAAGTTCAATTGCCAAAAATAGAATTATTATGTCAAAGACGTCTTGAGCAATTTGCTAAAAAAGTACAACAACAATTAGAAAGTCGAGATTTAGATGAATATAGTGTTTTATTAGATAAGTTATATTCTACTGATGATTTAGATATAAAAACTTTAGCGGCTGCTTTGTTGAAAATGGCTCAAGGTGAACGTCCTTTAATAATTAAATCAGATCCAATAAAACGTCAATCACGGGATGCATTATTAAAAGATGAATATCGACGTGAGGATAATCGAAATAGTCGATTACGTCGTGAACGTCGTGATAATAAAGATATGGATTTATATCGTATTGAAGTAGGTCGTAATGATGGAGTTGAAGTGCGTCATATAGTCGGAGCAATTGCTAATGAAGGGAATATTAATAGTCGTAATATTGGCAATATTAAACTTTTTTCTTCTTATTCTACAATTGAATTACCTAAGGGAATGTCTAAAGATTTACTACAAAACTTCACTCGTACTAGAATCTTAAACAAATTAATTAATATAAAATTATTAAAAGATTTAAGAAGTTATGAAAGTAAGACGTCTAATCGCTCTATTTTTAATAGAGATAAAAATAGTAGTCGTCGTGTTCCTGAAAATAGTATAAACAAATCTAATACATCTAAAAAAAATGAACTTAAAACGTCTTTTTTTCGTCGTAGAAAAATTTAA
- the pyrI gene encoding aspartate carbamoyltransferase regulatory subunit, translating into MEINKLQVEAIKSGSVIDHIPAHIGFKLLSLFRFTETEKRITIGLNLPSKKLGKKDIIKIENTFLSGDQINQLAIYAPHATVNYINKYNLVRKVFPTLPEKIDRILICPNSNCVSNHNLITSSFIFKKDQFFNINLICKYCEKEFSKNIVLSY; encoded by the coding sequence ATGGAAATAAACAAACTTCAAGTAGAAGCTATTAAATCTGGTAGCGTAATCGATCATATTCCTGCACATATTGGTTTTAAATTATTGTCTTTATTTAGATTTACTGAAACAGAAAAACGTATTACTATAGGTTTGAATTTACCTTCTAAAAAGTTAGGAAAAAAAGACATTATAAAAATTGAAAATACTTTTCTTAGTGGTGATCAAATTAATCAATTGGCGATTTATGCTCCACATGCTACAGTAAATTATATTAATAAATATAATTTAGTCAGAAAAGTTTTTCCAACTTTACCTGAAAAAATTGACAGAATTTTAATATGTCCAAATAGTAATTGTGTTAGTAATCACAATCTCATTACTTCCAGTTTTATTTTTAAAAAAGATCAATTTTTCAATATAAATTTAATATGTAAATATTGTGAAAAAGAATTTTCTAAAAATATAGTTTTATCTTATTAG
- the pnp gene encoding polyribonucleotide nucleotidyltransferase: MLNPIVRKFQYGQHTITLETGVMARQATAAVMASMDDTAVFVTVVGQKKINAGQKFFPLTVNYQERTYAAGRIPGGFFRREGRPSENEILTARLIDRPIRPLFPKNFLNEVQIIATVVSVNPQINPDIISIIGASAALSLSGIPFYGPVGAARVGYINNQYVLNPISEDMKNSSLDLMISGTQNATLMVEAESKILSEEQILGAIVFGHQQQQVVINNIRSLSNEASKLPWIMSYPERNKILESKIIDISEKEISDAYFIFNKQDRIEKLNSIKEDTIKLFLEENSNIDTLEIEDIFQKIEKKVVRKRILNNQTRIDGREKDMIRALDVRTGILPRTHGSALFTRGETQSLASVTLGTSRDAQNLDELLGDRIDNFLFHYNFPPYSVGEIGMVGSPKRREIGHGRLAKRSLLAVMPKLDDFPYTIRVVSEITESNGSSSMASVCSASLALMDAGVPIKSAVAGIAMGLVKEGDKYVLLSDILGDEDHLGDMDFKVSGTEDGITALQMDMKIEGITNEIIHAALNEARSARLHILNVMNQALNKSRIDISEFAPRIHTIKINPEKIKDVIGKGGSVIRMLTEETGTIIEIEDDGTVKISSTVKEKAKLAIRRIKEITAEIEVGQIYSGKVTRIVDFGAFVSIGLGKEGLVHISQISDKRVDKVSNHLKIDQMISVKVLEIDRQGRLRLSIKEIENSIVSNTSINNAII; encoded by the coding sequence TTGCTAAATCCCATTGTACGTAAATTTCAATATGGCCAACATACAATCACTTTAGAAACAGGTGTGATGGCTCGACAGGCTACAGCTGCTGTTATGGCTAGTATGGATGATACAGCAGTTTTTGTAACTGTTGTTGGACAAAAAAAAATAAATGCAGGACAAAAATTTTTTCCTCTTACTGTTAATTATCAAGAACGTACATATGCAGCAGGTCGTATACCTGGTGGTTTTTTTAGAAGAGAAGGACGTCCTAGTGAAAATGAAATATTAACAGCTAGACTAATCGATCGACCTATCCGTCCATTATTTCCAAAGAATTTTTTAAATGAAGTTCAAATAATTGCTACGGTAGTGTCAGTTAACCCTCAAATTAATCCTGATATAATTTCTATTATAGGTGCATCCGCAGCACTTAGTTTATCTGGGATTCCATTCTATGGTCCAGTAGGTGCTGCAAGAGTTGGTTATATTAATAATCAATATGTATTGAATCCTATTAGTGAAGATATGAAAAACAGTTCTTTAGATTTAATGATTTCAGGAACACAAAACGCTACTCTTATGGTAGAAGCGGAGTCTAAAATACTTAGTGAAGAACAAATTCTTGGAGCTATTGTATTTGGTCATCAACAACAACAAGTAGTAATTAATAACATTCGTTCTTTATCAAATGAAGCTAGTAAGTTACCATGGATTATGTCTTATCCAGAAAGAAACAAAATACTAGAATCGAAAATTATTGATATCTCTGAAAAAGAGATAAGTGACGCTTATTTTATTTTTAATAAACAAGATAGGATTGAAAAATTAAATAGTATTAAAGAAGATACAATTAAATTATTTTTAGAAGAAAATTCAAATATAGATACATTAGAAATAGAAGATATTTTTCAAAAAATTGAAAAAAAAGTTGTTCGAAAGCGTATATTAAACAATCAAACACGTATTGATGGACGTGAAAAAGATATGATTCGTGCTTTAGATGTTCGAACTGGTATTTTACCTCGAACACATGGTTCTGCTTTATTTACTAGGGGAGAAACTCAATCTTTAGCTTCTGTAACTTTAGGAACATCGAGAGACGCACAAAATTTAGATGAATTATTAGGAGACAGAATAGATAATTTTTTATTTCATTATAATTTCCCTCCTTATTCTGTTGGAGAAATTGGGATGGTAGGTTCACCTAAAAGACGAGAAATTGGTCATGGTCGTCTTGCTAAAAGAAGTCTTTTAGCTGTAATGCCTAAATTAGATGATTTTCCTTATACTATTCGAGTAGTATCTGAAATCACAGAATCTAATGGCTCTTCTTCTATGGCCTCTGTTTGTAGTGCTTCTTTGGCTTTAATGGATGCAGGGGTACCTATTAAATCTGCTGTTGCCGGAATAGCAATGGGATTAGTTAAAGAAGGAGATAAATACGTGTTGCTTTCGGATATTTTAGGTGATGAAGATCATTTAGGTGACATGGATTTTAAAGTTTCTGGTACAGAAGATGGAATCACAGCTTTACAAATGGATATGAAGATAGAAGGCATTACCAATGAAATTATACATGCAGCTTTAAATGAGGCAAGATCAGCTAGACTTCATATCTTAAACGTAATGAACCAAGCATTAAACAAATCTAGAATTGATATTTCTGAATTTGCACCTCGAATTCATACTATAAAAATTAATCCTGAAAAAATTAAAGATGTTATAGGTAAAGGAGGTTCTGTCATTCGAATGTTAACTGAAGAAACTGGAACTATAATCGAAATTGAAGATGATGGCACAGTTAAAATATCATCTACTGTTAAAGAAAAAGCAAAGCTTGCTATCCGTAGAATTAAAGAGATTACAGCAGAAATTGAAGTAGGTCAAATTTATTCTGGAAAAGTGACTCGTATTGTTGATTTTGGTGCTTTTGTCTCTATTGGTTTAGGAAAAGAGGGTCTAGTACATATTTCACAAATTTCTGATAAAAGAGTAGATAAAGTATCTAATCATTTAAAAATTGATCAAATGATATCTGTTAAAGTCTTGGAAATAGATCGTCAAGGTCGTTTAAGGTTAAGTATTAAAGAAATAGAAAATTCTATTGTTTCTAATACATCAATAAATAATGCTATTATCTGA
- a CDS encoding Rid family detoxifying hydrolase — MKCIINTKNAPKPIGPYSQAIKIDDFIILSGQIPIDVTSNHIPDNISEQTYLVLNNIKSILTDAGFKVKNIVKTTVFTTNLEKINIINEIYKKFFIDNKSNFPARSCIEVQALPKNVKIEIEAIACKK; from the coding sequence ATGAAATGTATCATTAACACCAAAAACGCCCCTAAACCTATCGGTCCTTATTCACAAGCTATTAAAATCGATGATTTTATTATATTATCAGGACAAATACCTATTGATGTCACGTCTAATCACATACCAGATAATATTTCCGAACAAACATATCTTGTATTAAATAATATCAAATCTATTTTGACTGATGCGGGATTTAAAGTAAAAAATATTGTAAAAACTACGGTTTTTACTACCAATTTAGAGAAAATTAATATAATTAATGAAATTTATAAAAAATTTTTCATAGATAATAAGTCAAATTTTCCTGCTCGATCCTGTATTGAAGTTCAGGCGCTACCTAAAAATGTAAAAATAGAGATTGAAGCAATAGCATGTAAAAAATAA
- the pyrB gene encoding aspartate carbamoyltransferase, whose amino-acid sequence MRNSLYKKNIISINDLQRNELELVLNKSAMLKKKPQPDLLKNKIIASCFFEASTRTRLSFETAVYRLGASIVGFSDGHNISLEKKGETLADTISVISSYVDAIIIRHPQEGSARLAVEFSNKIPIFNAGDGANQHPTQTLLDLFTIQETQDRLTHLNIAIVGDLKYGRTVHSLTQALAKFKKNKFYFISPDALSMPNYINNMLDKKEIYWKRYKNIEEIISEIDILYMTRIQKERLDSTEYANAKSKFVLHTSILKNARSNLKILHPLPRIDEIDRDVDYTPYAWYFKQAANGIYARQAILSLVLIEKHL is encoded by the coding sequence TTGAGAAATTCTCTATATAAAAAAAATATTATTTCAATTAATGATTTGCAACGTAATGAATTAGAATTAGTTTTAAATAAATCTGCAATGCTCAAGAAAAAACCACAACCTGATTTATTAAAAAATAAAATTATAGCCAGCTGTTTCTTTGAAGCATCAACACGTACTCGTTTATCATTTGAAACAGCTGTTTATCGCTTAGGTGCTTCAATAGTAGGATTTTCTGATGGTCATAATATTTCTTTAGAAAAAAAAGGAGAAACATTAGCAGATACTATTTCAGTAATTAGTTCATATGTCGATGCAATTATTATTCGACATCCTCAAGAAGGATCTGCGCGTTTAGCTGTAGAGTTTTCTAATAAAATCCCAATATTCAATGCAGGGGATGGAGCAAATCAACATCCCACACAAACACTTTTAGATTTGTTTACTATACAAGAAACTCAAGATAGACTTACTCATTTAAATATAGCTATAGTTGGAGATCTTAAATATGGAAGAACAGTACATTCATTAACACAAGCATTGGCTAAATTTAAAAAAAATAAATTTTATTTTATTTCTCCTGATGCTTTATCAATGCCTAACTATATTAACAATATGCTTGATAAAAAAGAAATTTATTGGAAAAGATATAAAAATATTGAAGAGATAATCTCTGAAATAGATATTCTTTATATGACTCGAATTCAAAAAGAAAGACTCGACTCTACTGAATATGCAAATGCAAAATCAAAGTTTGTATTACACACTTCAATTTTAAAAAATGCGCGTAGCAATCTAAAAATATTACATCCTCTTCCGCGTATAGATGAAATAGATCGGGATGTAGACTATACACCTTATGCCTGGTATTTTAAACAAGCTGCAAATGGAATTTATGCACGTCAGGCAATCTTATCTTTAGTATTAATAGAAAAACACCTATAA
- the rpsO gene encoding 30S ribosomal protein S15, whose protein sequence is MSLSAIDTKKIIIKYGKSDTNSGMTEVQVVLLTKQINHLQTHFSQHKKDHCSRRGLLNMVSKRRKLLDYLKKKNISRYTALIEDLRLRR, encoded by the coding sequence AAAAAATCATTATAAAATATGGCAAATCTGATACAAATAGCGGGATGACAGAAGTGCAAGTTGTTTTGTTGACCAAGCAAATTAATCATCTTCAAACACATTTTTCTCAACATAAAAAAGATCATTGCAGTCGCAGAGGTCTTTTAAATATGGTATCGAAACGTCGTAAATTATTAGATTATTTAAAGAAAAAAAATATATCTCGTTACACCGCTTTAATTGAAGATTTACGTTTAAGACGATGA